The following nucleotide sequence is from Pseudonocardia abyssalis.
GCCTGTTCGTGGTGCGGGACCATCCGCTCGACGAACTCGACGTCGGCGGGCGACACCGGCACCGGTGAGCGCCGCTGCGCCACCTCCGCCCCGTCCATGATCTGCGCGGGCTCCCCCGGCGCACCCGGCACGACGACCCGTGGGCCCTCCGGCGCGGCGCCGCACCCGGCCAGCGCGAGGACCAGCGCAGCGGTCACCAGTGCGCGTCGCATGCCGGTGACGCTACCGACGCCCCGCTGATCCGGTCGAGTGATCCTCCCGCGCGGGGGTTCGGTTCCGTCCGGTTCCCTTGGCACAGTGCGTGGCAGTCGGGGGACACGTCGGGGGGACGATCAGCGATGGACGGACGGCTGCGAACCGTACTGGTCACGGCGGTGGTGGCGGCGTTCGCGCTGGTCACACCGCTGCCTGCCTCGGCGACGGTTCCGGGGCCGCCACCGGTCGGGCCGGGCGTCGACGAGATCGTGAGCAGCGACAACCTCACCCAGCTCGCGAACGTCCCGCGGCGGGACCCGTTCACCGGCGAGGCGTCCTACGGCACCGACATCGCCTTCCAGGGCGAGCTCGCCTACGTCGGCAACTACGACGGTTTCGTCGTCTACGACATCAGCGAGCCCACCGCGCCGCAGATCGTCAGCCAGGTGCTGTGCCCGGGCTCGCAGAACGACGTGTCGGTGAGCGGTGACCTGCTGTTCCTGTCCACCGACTCCCGCTGGAGCGACGACACCTGCTCCGCGGCGCCGCAGCCGCAGGGCCTGCTGCCGTACTGGGAGGGCATCAAGGTCTTCGACGTGTCCGACCCGGCCGATCCGGCGTACGTGACGTCGGTGGCCACGGCCTGCGGCTCGCACACCCACACGCTCGTCCCCGACACCGCGGGCGAGTCGGTCTACCTCTACGTCTCCTCCTACTCCCCCGCGCCGGAGCTGCTCGACTGCCGGCCGCCGCACGACCGGATCTCGATCGTCGAGGTGCCGCTGGCCGACCCGGCCGCCGCGGCCGTCGTCGCGGAGCCGGTGCTGTTCCCGGACGGCGGCAACCCCGGCCCGGGCAGCGACACCACCACCGGCTGCCACGACATCACCGTCCACCCGGCGACGAACCTCGCCGCGGGTGCGTGCATGGGCGACGGCGTGTTGTTGGACATCTCCGACCGCGAGGACCCGCAGGTCATCGAGCGGGTGCGCGACGACACCAACTTCGCGTTCTGGCACAGCGCCACGTTCAACGACGACGGCACGAAGGTCGTCTTCACCGACGAGCTCGGCGGCGGCAGTGCGGCCACCTGCACCGCCGCGGTCGGTCCGCTGCGCGGCGCCGACGGGATCTACGACATCGTCGACGGTCAGCTCGAGTTCCGCAGCTACTACAAGATCCCCCGCCTGCAGACCGAGCAGGAGAACTGCGTCGCGCACAACGGCTCGCTCGTCCCCGTGCCGGGTCGCGACGTCATGGTGCAGGCCTGGTACCAGGGCGGGATCTCGGTGTGGGACTTCACCGACTCCACGAACCCCGTCGAGATCGGGTTCTGGGAGCGCGGCCCGCTCTCGAGCACCGAGCTGACGCTGGGCGGCTCGTGGTCGGCGTACTGGTACAACGGCCACGTCTTCTCCTC
It contains:
- a CDS encoding LVIVD repeat-containing protein gives rise to the protein MDGRLRTVLVTAVVAAFALVTPLPASATVPGPPPVGPGVDEIVSSDNLTQLANVPRRDPFTGEASYGTDIAFQGELAYVGNYDGFVVYDISEPTAPQIVSQVLCPGSQNDVSVSGDLLFLSTDSRWSDDTCSAAPQPQGLLPYWEGIKVFDVSDPADPAYVTSVATACGSHTHTLVPDTAGESVYLYVSSYSPAPELLDCRPPHDRISIVEVPLADPAAAAVVAEPVLFPDGGNPGPGSDTTTGCHDITVHPATNLAAGACMGDGVLLDISDREDPQVIERVRDDTNFAFWHSATFNDDGTKVVFTDELGGGSAATCTAAVGPLRGADGIYDIVDGQLEFRSYYKIPRLQTEQENCVAHNGSLVPVPGRDVMVQAWYQGGISVWDFTDSTNPVEIGFWERGPLSSTELTLGGSWSAYWYNGHVFSSDIQKGLDVLAVDDPAIAGAEDVVFDVFNPQTQPTYGG